One stretch of Rosistilla oblonga DNA includes these proteins:
- a CDS encoding galactitol-1-phosphate 5-dehydrogenase, whose protein sequence is MKAMLLTEYKKLELAEIPVPELGPDDVLVQVKACGICGSDIHGYDGSTGRRIPPLVMGHEASGVVASVGSGVSDLPAGTRVTFDSMVWCGKCHFCRRGEMNLCDNRRVLGVSCGEYRQYGAFAEYVAVPRHIVYELPDAVSFEQAALIEAISVAVHAAERTPVSLGDTAVVVGSGMIGLLVIQAIKLAGCSRVIATDLNANRLEVAKTLGADVTIDASKEDVVARVAELTGGRGADVALEVVGATPTVKTAIDSVRKGGTVTLVGNISPNIDLPLQSVVTRELNVLGSCASSGEYPACIKLLETGQIQVEPLITAKATLEEGPAWFERLYAGEPEAMKVLICPAGL, encoded by the coding sequence ATGAAAGCAATGCTGCTGACCGAATATAAGAAATTGGAACTGGCGGAGATCCCCGTTCCGGAACTAGGCCCCGACGACGTCTTGGTTCAAGTCAAGGCGTGCGGCATTTGCGGCAGCGACATTCACGGCTACGACGGCAGCACCGGCCGGCGGATTCCGCCGTTGGTGATGGGACACGAAGCCTCGGGCGTCGTCGCTTCGGTCGGCAGTGGTGTGTCCGATCTGCCCGCCGGCACGCGAGTGACTTTCGATTCGATGGTCTGGTGCGGCAAGTGTCACTTCTGCCGCCGCGGCGAGATGAACCTGTGCGACAACCGCCGAGTTCTGGGCGTCTCGTGCGGCGAATACCGTCAGTACGGTGCGTTCGCCGAATACGTGGCGGTCCCTCGCCACATCGTTTACGAATTGCCCGATGCCGTCTCGTTCGAACAGGCAGCGTTGATCGAAGCGATCTCCGTCGCGGTCCATGCGGCGGAACGGACTCCAGTCTCGCTGGGCGACACCGCGGTGGTCGTTGGCAGCGGGATGATCGGTCTGCTGGTGATTCAAGCGATCAAGCTGGCCGGATGTTCGCGAGTGATCGCGACCGACCTGAACGCTAACCGTTTGGAAGTTGCCAAAACGCTGGGCGCCGACGTGACGATCGACGCATCGAAAGAAGATGTCGTCGCCCGCGTGGCGGAACTGACCGGTGGCCGCGGCGCCGACGTCGCTCTCGAAGTCGTTGGTGCGACGCCGACGGTCAAGACAGCGATCGACAGCGTTCGCAAAGGGGGCACCGTCACGCTGGTCGGAAACATCTCGCCAAACATCGACCTGCCGCTGCAGTCGGTGGTCACTCGCGAGTTGAACGTGCTGGGCAGTTGTGCCTCCAGCGGTGAATACCCGGCCTGCATCAAGTTGCTGGAGACCGGTCAGATCCAAGTCGAACCGTTGATCACCGCCAAAGCGACGCTCGAAGAAGGGCCCGCTTGGTTTGAGCGATTGTATGCCGGAGAGCCCGAGGCGATGAAAGTGCTCATCTGCCCCGCGGGCCTCTAA
- a CDS encoding MMPL family transporter, which yields MPPLLPHLSQRWSRFVIRHWRWVLLLWLAAVIVSRVAAPTWKQVAYDGDFEHLPATTASVAGTKLLDAAFPTERPRSQFMILFARDGKKIGKRDQHVAMDLSRRLRHRLGCVYVRRALASGWSGKTAPVNDHVRELVDDAMDAFDRSIELDTLFYEYFEDSVSAGTDPWYEPRVAIAYWDRARLHDSLGKHDLAASDREIALALDPEIETATPIEDRDRSLDSMLDILSWDDERIGKRLSKRDLRLVVIRLENEFLATGNIELMESLDKLIDSVRAYSLPLAEPGLRIEIAGSAAIGGETLIAARDAIQYTEWFTVILIMIILAVVYRAPALVAVPLVSIGVAVICATGLVSALASAGQEPGMEWIGLKVFTTSKIFVVVILFGAGTDYCLFLIARLREEAGDLDWGQAVEQALSKVMGALLGSAFTTVVGLWMMWVGNFGKFHYVGPIIAICLLVGLAVCTTLTPALLYALGPRVFWPGKLERNEKQAVFWEFIALVVTQRPKWMLVAGIGLLAIPAVYGFRHEGDVSYDITTQLNAEARSRQGVETLSHSYSLGESNPIVLLLLHEQPIDPEVGRASLRDLVAAIYEVDGVRGIRYLEDPLGDNPPGKRKSVFAIESLVGWVLKQHRVSRRYFTSDEASYANRLIRLDVMVDEEPFGDGAAEALERVVERVEDLQNQFLLVLTPEIGGIEATDLAIGQIKDAISRLEKSLPASTQRLSGVKAVDWQLSTSGMAWFDYDDTSEVAGRGEVLVTMNDRSGLVPFANRLMEVLRNGDPELGIDRLPDVKARLIPSPIADCEFQVTGTSMAMQDLKQVTTEDTTRIKIFVVGAVLTILLMVVWRVGLSIYLIATVLLSYYATLGLTVAFFRTVYGDQFVGLDWKLPLFLFVILVAVGQDYNVYLVTRVLEEQKRGGRLAGLRRAIIRTGGIITSCGVVMAGTFFAMTASAWAPELFQWVGLSQAQEQPAIMLRGVVELGFALGLGVLVDTFYVRTILVPAYMAAFDQRIR from the coding sequence ATGCCTCCGCTCCTTCCCCACCTCAGCCAACGCTGGTCGCGTTTCGTCATCCGCCACTGGCGTTGGGTGCTGCTGTTGTGGCTGGCTGCGGTGATCGTCAGTCGCGTCGCCGCTCCGACTTGGAAACAGGTCGCCTACGATGGCGACTTTGAACACCTGCCGGCGACGACTGCCAGCGTGGCGGGGACAAAGCTTCTTGACGCCGCGTTTCCGACCGAACGTCCGCGCAGCCAGTTCATGATCCTGTTCGCTCGCGACGGGAAGAAGATCGGAAAACGCGACCAACACGTTGCGATGGATCTCTCGCGGCGGCTGCGCCATCGCCTCGGCTGCGTCTACGTCCGCCGAGCTCTTGCCAGCGGATGGTCGGGCAAGACGGCGCCGGTCAACGATCATGTTCGCGAACTTGTCGACGACGCGATGGACGCGTTCGACCGTTCGATCGAACTCGACACGCTCTTCTACGAATACTTCGAAGATTCGGTCTCCGCCGGTACCGATCCGTGGTACGAACCACGCGTTGCGATCGCGTATTGGGATCGCGCACGGCTGCACGATTCGCTGGGCAAGCACGACCTCGCCGCAAGCGATCGCGAGATCGCCCTCGCCTTGGATCCCGAGATCGAAACGGCGACGCCGATCGAAGATCGCGATAGATCGTTGGACTCGATGCTGGACATCCTGTCGTGGGACGACGAACGGATCGGCAAACGGCTCAGCAAACGCGATCTACGATTGGTCGTGATCCGTTTGGAGAACGAGTTCCTGGCGACGGGCAACATCGAATTGATGGAGTCGCTGGACAAATTGATCGATTCCGTCCGCGCCTATTCGTTGCCACTGGCCGAACCGGGATTGCGAATCGAGATCGCCGGATCGGCAGCGATCGGCGGCGAAACATTGATCGCGGCCCGCGATGCGATCCAGTACACCGAATGGTTTACTGTGATCTTGATCATGATCATCCTGGCGGTTGTCTACCGCGCACCGGCGCTCGTTGCAGTGCCGTTGGTGTCGATTGGTGTAGCGGTGATCTGCGCGACCGGATTGGTTTCGGCGCTCGCGTCGGCTGGTCAAGAACCGGGGATGGAATGGATCGGGCTGAAAGTCTTCACCACATCGAAGATCTTTGTCGTCGTGATCCTGTTTGGTGCGGGAACCGATTATTGCCTGTTCTTGATCGCGCGACTCCGCGAGGAAGCGGGCGATCTTGACTGGGGACAAGCTGTCGAGCAGGCACTGTCAAAAGTCATGGGAGCGTTGTTGGGGAGTGCGTTCACGACGGTCGTCGGGCTGTGGATGATGTGGGTCGGCAACTTTGGCAAGTTCCACTACGTCGGTCCGATCATCGCGATCTGTCTGTTGGTTGGCCTCGCGGTCTGCACGACGTTGACCCCGGCACTATTGTACGCCTTGGGGCCGCGCGTCTTCTGGCCGGGCAAACTGGAACGCAACGAGAAGCAAGCTGTCTTCTGGGAATTCATCGCGCTGGTCGTGACGCAGCGACCGAAGTGGATGCTGGTGGCGGGGATCGGCCTGCTGGCGATTCCGGCGGTCTACGGCTTCCGGCACGAAGGAGATGTCAGCTACGACATCACGACTCAATTAAACGCGGAGGCTCGCAGTCGGCAGGGCGTCGAAACGCTTTCGCATTCCTATTCACTGGGTGAATCGAACCCGATCGTCTTGCTGTTGTTGCACGAACAGCCGATCGATCCAGAGGTCGGCCGCGCCTCGCTTCGCGACTTAGTCGCGGCGATCTACGAGGTCGACGGAGTCCGCGGGATCCGCTACCTGGAAGATCCGCTCGGTGACAACCCGCCGGGCAAACGGAAGAGTGTCTTTGCGATCGAGTCGTTGGTCGGCTGGGTCTTGAAACAGCATCGCGTTAGTCGGCGGTACTTCACCAGCGACGAAGCGTCTTACGCCAACCGTTTGATCCGTTTGGATGTGATGGTCGACGAGGAGCCGTTTGGCGACGGGGCGGCCGAAGCGTTGGAACGGGTGGTCGAGCGCGTCGAGGATTTGCAAAACCAGTTTCTGTTGGTTCTGACTCCTGAGATCGGAGGCATCGAAGCGACCGACCTGGCGATCGGCCAGATCAAAGACGCGATCTCGCGGCTGGAAAAATCGCTCCCCGCGTCGACGCAGCGCCTCAGCGGGGTGAAGGCTGTCGATTGGCAACTGAGCACATCGGGAATGGCTTGGTTCGACTACGACGACACGTCGGAGGTCGCCGGCCGAGGCGAGGTGCTGGTGACGATGAACGATCGCAGCGGATTGGTGCCGTTTGCAAACCGTTTGATGGAAGTGCTCCGCAACGGCGATCCCGAATTGGGAATCGACCGGCTGCCCGATGTCAAAGCCCGGTTGATTCCGTCGCCGATCGCCGATTGTGAGTTCCAAGTCACCGGAACCAGCATGGCGATGCAGGACCTGAAACAGGTGACGACCGAAGACACCACGCGGATCAAAATCTTTGTCGTCGGCGCCGTGCTGACGATTCTGTTGATGGTCGTCTGGCGGGTAGGACTCAGCATCTACCTGATCGCCACGGTGCTGCTCAGCTACTACGCCACTCTGGGGCTGACCGTTGCATTCTTCCGGACAGTTTACGGCGACCAATTTGTGGGGCTCGACTGGAAGCTGCCGCTGTTCCTGTTCGTGATCCTCGTCGCGGTCGGGCAGGACTACAACGTCTACCTGGTGACGCGGGTGTTGGAAGAACAGAAGCGTGGCGGTCGGCTGGCTGGGTTGCGGCGAGCGATCATCCGGACCGGCGGGATCATCACCAGCTGTGGCGTCGTGATGGCGGGGACCTTCTTTGCGATGACCGCATCGGCCTGGGCCCCCGAGCTTTTCCAATGGGTTGGCCTGTCGCAGGCTCAGGAACAGCCGGCGATCATGCTCCGCGGAGTCGTCGAACTCGGGTTCGCCTTGGGGCTGGGCGTGTTGGTCGACACGTTCTACGTCCGGACGATTTTGGTCCCCGCGTACATGGCCGCGTTTGATCAGCGCATCCGCTGA
- the glnA gene encoding type I glutamate--ammonia ligase, translating into MASVKTPQDVLSMCRQHDVKAVDFRFTDFLGVWHHKTVPVSELTEDLFEDGTGFDGSSLHGWQAVHESDMLLVPQPETAFLDPFTNLTTLNLICNVQDPITADSYPRDPRYIARKAVGYLTSTGIADTAYIGAEAEFFVLDDVRYDLTSQGSFYSIDSNEAPWNRGRMESPNLGHKMRTQAGYFPCPPSDQLFDLRNEIMQTLTDVGLSVECHHHEVGAAGQCEIDLRFDQLTRTADMMMIYKYIVKNVARRNGKTATFMPKPIAGEFGSGMHTHLSLWKDGDPLFAGSGYAGLSDLAVHAIGGILHHAPALLAFTNPTTNSYRRLLPGFEAPVHLAYGRSNRSAACRVPMYSTNPKTKRVEFRCPDPSCNPYLAFSAILMAMIDGIVNRINPGEPMDKDLFQVPAEELPELASTPTTLEEALVALEADNDFLRVGDVFSEDVLTSWIKTKRELEIAPTRSQPTPLEYCLYFDV; encoded by the coding sequence ATGGCGAGCGTAAAGACCCCGCAAGACGTATTGTCGATGTGTCGGCAACACGATGTCAAAGCAGTCGACTTTCGATTTACCGATTTCCTGGGCGTTTGGCACCATAAAACCGTCCCCGTTTCCGAACTCACCGAAGATCTTTTTGAGGACGGTACCGGATTTGACGGTTCCAGCCTGCATGGCTGGCAAGCGGTTCACGAGAGCGACATGCTGCTGGTCCCGCAGCCGGAGACGGCGTTCCTCGATCCGTTCACCAACTTGACGACTCTGAACCTGATCTGCAACGTGCAGGATCCGATCACCGCCGATTCGTATCCTCGCGACCCACGCTACATCGCTCGCAAAGCTGTCGGCTATCTCACATCGACTGGAATCGCCGACACCGCCTATATCGGTGCCGAAGCCGAATTTTTCGTGCTGGATGACGTGCGGTACGATCTGACATCGCAGGGGTCGTTTTACAGCATCGACAGCAACGAAGCTCCATGGAACCGGGGACGTATGGAATCGCCCAACCTCGGGCACAAGATGCGGACTCAAGCCGGATACTTCCCCTGCCCGCCGTCGGACCAATTGTTCGATCTCCGCAACGAGATCATGCAGACGTTGACCGATGTCGGATTAAGCGTCGAATGCCATCACCACGAAGTTGGCGCGGCGGGGCAATGCGAAATCGATCTGCGGTTCGATCAACTAACTCGGACCGCCGACATGATGATGATCTACAAGTACATCGTCAAAAACGTGGCTCGCCGCAACGGCAAGACCGCCACCTTCATGCCCAAACCGATCGCTGGCGAATTTGGTTCGGGGATGCACACCCATCTGTCGCTGTGGAAGGATGGAGATCCGTTGTTCGCAGGTTCCGGATACGCGGGGCTCAGCGATCTGGCGGTCCACGCGATCGGCGGCATCTTGCACCACGCACCCGCCTTGCTGGCCTTCACCAACCCGACGACAAACAGCTACCGCCGCCTGCTGCCCGGCTTCGAAGCTCCGGTTCACCTAGCGTACGGGCGCAGCAACCGCTCGGCAGCCTGTCGCGTGCCGATGTACAGCACCAACCCAAAGACCAAGCGGGTCGAATTCCGCTGTCCCGATCCAAGCTGCAACCCGTACCTCGCCTTCTCTGCGATCCTGATGGCGATGATCGATGGGATCGTCAACCGGATCAACCCAGGCGAACCGATGGACAAGGACCTATTCCAAGTTCCGGCGGAAGAGTTGCCCGAACTCGCCAGCACTCCAACGACGCTCGAAGAAGCGCTCGTCGCACTCGAAGCCGACAACGATTTCTTGCGCGTCGGCGACGTCTTTTCCGAAGACGTGCTGACCAGCTGGATCAAGACCAAGCGAGAACTGGAGATCGCTCCGACGCGATCCCAACCAACGCCGTTGGAATACTGCTTGTATTTCGACGTATAA
- a CDS encoding GEVED domain-containing protein has protein sequence MEARCLLAADTVIELKLDVTQDGESILDSDRRFAVEVGKRFDLELLYDDKRPFQFNENHMGAFTVYADILADNAHAYRPVLSETQIISISENLRDATAGSFVLSANGRSATIPLFGSPSLSVNPELAIKRAIEEPGGLDFGIDTVTVFETLRAPRNANGDVGSGDPFEYVIRFVSDEFEFADAANILIDTSGIVMSADAAAPVGQVLEVPVYRDIGTQTLNPAAFLFNLDARSASLNDAIVYGNVQSGSFNPHAGDGAEVFDELGGTGPLESAGLRAVAKSVFGTSSSRYGEFLSPISNVEVFSIELEAVAAARDITFTLDRADGEKSELSAYGIDTALTPEQVLIDLVDDPSQPGDDRFGMVFGTIVDPPDVIVAAVSGLQTSESGTTQEFTISLATLPLADVVIDLSSSHPGEGTVSPSRITLTTANATTPQAITVTGIDDAIDDGDVEYTIVTSAIRSDDPFYSGWNPPDVVLRNIDDDGVGITLSKTSGIETNEAGAADTFTIVLDSQPTHAVTVPLESSNPGEARLSVDRVTFDPANWSTPQTIVVSGVDDRVDDDDVAFTIATKPAISNDPGYSQLAAADVSGVNRDDDIAGIVFDGIDNLVVDEAGTRSATFSIALATVPVSPVTLNLSISDSSEASLSESWVRFTPDNGTEPIFVTVTGVDDQFDDGDIALTIVTSPLHGDPKYQGIDPVDIAVTNLDDDTAEIVVVAPGSPVTSETGAAFEFSVVLSTIPTHSVVVPVISTNTGEATVSQSSLIFTPANALTPQTVTVHGVDDDVFDGDVQVGIRLGPSVSSDGKYRFELDEIVATNVDNELPPPETDFGDAPSPYPTTLQRDGARHFASDLFLGTAPSLERDGRPTVTANGDESDDGVAFLSDLVASDSFSTTGSLRVNASAAGRLDAWIDFNQDGDWVDPGEQIAGSIALRAGDNFVPVAIPSGARPGTTFARFRISSAGGLASTGAAEDGEVEDYQVGLADGNRGADVAIRTETGQVNLDRDGENLVVSQNGNVLFAADHRLLNQLQIEATPGDDALEISNLGDADVGLGYSGGDGSDWVVLSGGNQSLDLRTPPEAFSGIESVDIVGSGPNALTLDAATVKRLAPATSRLTLHVDNDDSPEFIGDWKLAGTVAEDGLFYRLLASDSATVRFHGGGDWTNPLLPLDVNNSGLVTAIDALQILNQLNRRDLVGGHSTLVTAASLGTEFPGKYYDTDGDGRLTPVDALRVINHLARINSPVGEAPPDVAPITTRVLQRDESREIDPDARIDENVVDRVISSYSIAGHRRIDRQQPAPPTTDQGDSETEEEAVQIALSQWLL, from the coding sequence TTGGAGGCTCGCTGTCTGCTGGCCGCCGACACCGTGATCGAACTGAAGCTGGATGTAACCCAGGATGGGGAGTCGATCTTGGATTCCGACCGCCGGTTTGCCGTGGAAGTCGGCAAGCGGTTCGATCTCGAACTGCTGTACGACGACAAGCGGCCGTTCCAGTTCAACGAGAATCACATGGGAGCGTTCACCGTCTACGCCGACATCTTGGCCGACAACGCCCACGCCTACCGCCCCGTGCTCAGCGAAACGCAGATCATTTCGATCTCGGAAAACCTTCGCGATGCGACCGCGGGAAGTTTTGTCCTTTCGGCCAACGGACGCTCGGCGACGATTCCACTGTTTGGCTCGCCGAGTCTTTCGGTCAATCCTGAACTGGCGATCAAGCGTGCGATCGAGGAGCCCGGCGGCCTCGACTTTGGAATCGATACCGTCACGGTGTTTGAGACGCTGCGAGCGCCCCGTAATGCGAACGGCGATGTCGGCTCGGGGGATCCCTTTGAATATGTCATCCGGTTTGTCAGCGATGAATTTGAGTTTGCCGACGCGGCGAACATCCTGATCGATACCTCGGGGATCGTTATGTCCGCCGATGCGGCCGCTCCCGTTGGGCAGGTTCTCGAGGTTCCCGTCTACAGGGACATCGGGACGCAGACGCTTAATCCGGCCGCCTTCTTGTTCAACCTGGACGCTCGCAGCGCGTCGTTGAATGACGCGATCGTCTATGGGAATGTCCAGTCGGGCAGCTTCAATCCGCATGCCGGCGACGGAGCAGAAGTTTTCGACGAGCTTGGAGGGACGGGGCCGCTGGAATCGGCGGGCCTGCGCGCGGTAGCGAAATCGGTCTTCGGAACGTCATCGTCGCGGTACGGCGAATTTCTGTCACCGATATCGAATGTAGAGGTCTTCAGTATCGAACTCGAAGCGGTTGCCGCCGCTCGCGACATCACGTTTACGCTCGATCGCGCCGACGGCGAGAAGAGCGAACTTTCGGCTTATGGGATCGACACCGCGCTGACTCCCGAACAGGTGTTGATCGATCTCGTCGACGATCCCTCGCAACCGGGAGACGATCGGTTTGGGATGGTCTTCGGCACGATCGTCGATCCGCCCGACGTGATCGTCGCGGCCGTCTCGGGGCTGCAGACCAGCGAATCGGGCACGACGCAGGAATTCACGATCTCTCTGGCAACGTTGCCGCTGGCCGATGTCGTGATCGACCTCTCCAGTTCGCATCCCGGAGAAGGGACGGTGTCGCCGTCGCGGATCACGCTGACAACGGCCAACGCTACGACACCACAAGCGATTACCGTCACCGGAATCGACGACGCGATCGACGATGGCGACGTCGAATATACGATCGTGACCTCGGCGATCCGCAGCGACGATCCGTTCTACAGCGGTTGGAACCCGCCTGATGTCGTGCTGCGGAATATCGATGATGATGGCGTCGGGATCACGCTCTCCAAGACCTCGGGGATAGAGACCAACGAAGCCGGAGCTGCCGACACATTTACGATTGTTTTGGATTCTCAGCCGACCCACGCAGTGACGGTTCCATTGGAATCTTCCAATCCGGGCGAAGCGAGGCTGTCGGTCGACCGCGTGACATTTGATCCGGCCAACTGGTCGACTCCGCAAACGATAGTCGTCAGCGGAGTGGACGACCGCGTCGACGACGATGATGTCGCATTTACGATCGCCACTAAACCAGCGATCAGCAACGATCCGGGCTACAGCCAGTTGGCCGCGGCGGATGTCAGCGGCGTTAATCGAGATGACGACATCGCAGGGATCGTGTTTGATGGAATCGACAACTTGGTCGTCGACGAAGCGGGAACGCGTAGTGCCACGTTTTCGATCGCCTTGGCGACCGTCCCCGTCAGCCCCGTGACGTTGAACCTGAGTATCAGCGACTCCTCCGAAGCAAGCCTCTCGGAATCGTGGGTTCGCTTCACGCCGGACAACGGTACAGAACCGATCTTCGTGACGGTTACCGGAGTCGACGACCAGTTCGATGATGGAGACATCGCGTTGACGATCGTCACATCGCCATTGCACGGAGATCCCAAATACCAAGGAATCGATCCCGTCGACATCGCGGTCACGAATTTGGACGACGACACGGCCGAGATCGTTGTCGTGGCTCCTGGCAGTCCGGTGACAAGCGAAACGGGAGCCGCGTTCGAGTTCTCGGTCGTGCTAAGCACGATCCCCACGCACAGCGTGGTTGTTCCCGTGATCTCCACCAATACGGGCGAAGCGACGGTCAGCCAATCTTCGCTGATCTTCACGCCAGCCAATGCGTTGACGCCACAGACGGTGACGGTCCATGGCGTCGACGATGATGTCTTTGATGGTGATGTACAGGTCGGGATCCGGTTGGGGCCAAGCGTTTCGAGCGATGGGAAGTACCGCTTCGAATTGGACGAGATCGTGGCGACCAATGTCGACAACGAATTGCCGCCGCCGGAAACCGATTTCGGCGACGCGCCATCGCCCTACCCAACGACGCTGCAACGCGATGGAGCCCGTCATTTCGCCAGCGATCTGTTTTTGGGAACCGCGCCATCGCTCGAACGCGACGGCCGGCCAACGGTCACTGCAAACGGCGATGAGTCCGATGATGGAGTCGCGTTTCTTAGCGACCTTGTCGCGTCGGACAGTTTTTCGACGACTGGATCGCTGCGTGTGAACGCCTCGGCCGCCGGACGGTTGGATGCTTGGATCGACTTCAATCAAGATGGCGATTGGGTAGATCCTGGCGAACAGATCGCCGGGTCGATCGCGCTGCGGGCGGGTGATAATTTTGTCCCCGTTGCGATTCCCAGCGGTGCCCGGCCGGGAACGACATTCGCACGATTCCGAATCAGTTCCGCCGGCGGTTTGGCCAGTACGGGAGCGGCCGAGGACGGAGAGGTCGAAGACTATCAGGTCGGTCTTGCCGATGGGAATCGAGGGGCCGATGTCGCGATCCGCACCGAGACCGGCCAGGTCAACTTAGATCGCGATGGCGAGAACCTTGTCGTCAGCCAAAACGGAAACGTGCTGTTTGCGGCTGATCACCGATTGCTGAATCAATTGCAGATCGAAGCGACGCCGGGGGATGATGCGCTGGAGATCTCCAACTTGGGGGACGCCGATGTTGGCCTGGGCTATTCCGGCGGCGATGGCAGCGACTGGGTCGTCCTTTCCGGCGGCAATCAAAGTCTCGATCTGCGGACTCCGCCAGAGGCGTTCTCGGGCATCGAAAGCGTCGACATCGTCGGCAGCGGTCCCAATGCGTTGACGCTCGATGCGGCGACCGTCAAGCGACTCGCACCCGCAACAAGTCGACTGACGCTGCATGTCGACAACGATGATTCGCCGGAGTTTATCGGCGACTGGAAACTCGCGGGAACTGTAGCGGAAGACGGTCTGTTCTATCGCCTGCTGGCATCCGATTCCGCAACGGTCCGGTTCCACGGCGGCGGCGACTGGACCAATCCGCTGCTTCCGCTGGATGTCAACAACAGTGGCCTGGTCACCGCGATCGATGCCTTGCAGATTCTCAACCAATTAAACCGCCGCGACTTGGTCGGCGGGCACTCGACGCTTGTCACTGCGGCTAGTTTGGGAACGGAGTTCCCCGGCAAGTACTACGATACCGATGGGGATGGTCGATTGACGCCCGTCGATGCGCTGCGCGTGATCAATCACCTTGCGAGAATCAATTCGCCCGTCGGCGAAGCTCCGCCGGATGTCGCTCCGATCACAACACGCGTTTTGCAGCGGGACGAATCACGCGAGATCGATCCCGATGCTCGGATCGACGAAAACGTCGTCGATCGTGTCATCAGCAGTTACTCGATCGCAGGCCATCGCCGGATCGATCGACAGCAACCTGCGCCGCCGACCACCGATCAAGGCGATAGCGAGACCGAAGAGGAAGCGGTGCAGATCGCGCTGTCACAGTGGTTGCTGTAG